A portion of the Calothrix sp. 336/3 genome contains these proteins:
- a CDS encoding Npun_R2821/Npun_R2822 family protein, whose amino-acid sequence MDGICTLGNDYVYDQLVALLNSIDAILGKDIPVCIYPFDEKLDLIRAEIANRPNVQIFDDQASIQRWDEFMVEASPASLNREKYRIYGGHRRFCAFDGPFDRFIYLDADTLVMNSLADVFAKLDEYDCVVYDFQHLYPDKVYNVNSEKLFSVFPSELISKQIFCSGFYASKKGLFPPEKIQELVSYLRAGEREILYSTGDQPVVNYMFMRLGTEIYNFAHHLPENMRTGCSVTSKHFVERDNILFDKGNRLTYLHYIGVPPNINQAVCRGENIEFPYRDLFLHYRYLHEPEKRPVFTTPPKPYDAPLPNRWQRAMQKIKVLMKG is encoded by the coding sequence ATGGATGGTATTTGTACCCTTGGCAATGATTATGTCTATGACCAATTAGTTGCCCTTCTTAACAGTATTGATGCAATTTTGGGAAAAGATATACCTGTTTGTATCTACCCCTTTGACGAGAAACTAGACTTAATTCGTGCCGAAATTGCTAACCGCCCCAATGTGCAGATTTTTGATGATCAAGCATCAATTCAACGCTGGGATGAATTCATGGTGGAAGCAAGTCCCGCAAGTTTAAATCGTGAGAAATATCGCATCTATGGTGGACACCGCAGATTTTGTGCATTCGATGGTCCCTTTGATAGGTTTATCTATCTCGATGCAGATACCTTAGTGATGAATTCCCTCGCGGATGTCTTTGCCAAATTAGACGAATATGATTGTGTCGTCTATGATTTTCAGCATTTATATCCAGATAAGGTTTATAACGTTAATTCCGAGAAATTATTTTCTGTTTTCCCCTCGGAATTAATCAGTAAACAAATATTTTGCTCTGGCTTTTATGCATCGAAAAAAGGACTATTTCCCCCGGAAAAAATTCAAGAATTAGTCAGTTATTTAAGGGCAGGTGAAAGAGAAATTCTCTATTCTACAGGTGATCAGCCAGTTGTAAACTACATGTTCATGCGACTGGGAACCGAAATTTATAATTTCGCCCATCACTTGCCAGAAAATATGCGGACAGGGTGTAGCGTGACTTCTAAACATTTTGTCGAGCGAGATAACATCCTTTTTGATAAGGGTAATCGTCTCACCTATTTACACTATATCGGTGTACCTCCCAATATCAATCAAGCCGTTTGTCGTGGGGAAAATATTGAGTTTCCCTATCGGGATTTATTCTTACATTATCGTTATCTACACGAACCAGAAAAACGTCCCGTATTTACCACACCACCCAAACCCTATGATGCTCCTTTACCTAATCGTTGGCAAAGAGCAATGCAAAAAATCAAAGTACTCATGAAAGGATAA
- a CDS encoding Npun_R2821/Npun_R2822 family protein: protein MTRGIYIVANDRVLENAVALLNSIRLYDPEVLIYMIPFNEEYQQLADIICNVHNVKIFPDLNLLNQFTQKIAEIFPPDFLALPNKMRKLAVWFGPLDEFLYIDTDIIVFEKIAENLNLLSQFDFLCCDFHYKSEGLRNVFSPLVAEENIFTTEQLADVFNSGFWASRKGIISMEKMEEILRECATHREYFDFTSGVTDQPILNYLVLKSFARRCNLVKLPGQDIGSWGGSSHFQEKDYILYDSDRRLKYLHWAGTPLKGGAYWKLWQHYRYLHEGKPTLWKKLLLRR, encoded by the coding sequence ATGACACGGGGAATTTATATTGTTGCCAACGACCGAGTTTTAGAAAATGCTGTTGCTCTCCTCAATAGTATCCGTCTTTATGACCCAGAAGTGCTAATTTATATGATTCCTTTCAATGAGGAATATCAGCAATTAGCGGATATTATTTGTAATGTTCATAATGTCAAAATCTTTCCCGATTTAAACTTACTTAACCAATTTACTCAGAAAATTGCAGAAATATTTCCACCGGATTTTCTCGCTTTACCAAACAAAATGCGAAAGTTAGCTGTTTGGTTTGGTCCCCTGGATGAGTTTCTCTATATTGATACGGATATTATCGTTTTTGAAAAAATTGCTGAGAACTTAAATTTACTCTCACAATTTGATTTTCTCTGCTGTGATTTCCACTACAAGAGTGAAGGGTTACGCAATGTGTTTTCTCCCTTGGTAGCAGAAGAAAATATCTTCACTACAGAGCAACTAGCAGATGTATTTAATAGTGGTTTTTGGGCATCTCGTAAGGGAATTATTTCCATGGAAAAGATGGAAGAAATCCTCAGAGAATGCGCTACCCACAGAGAATATTTTGATTTTACCTCTGGAGTTACAGACCAACCGATTTTAAATTACTTGGTGCTGAAATCATTTGCCAGAAGATGCAATTTAGTCAAACTTCCGGGACAGGATATTGGTAGTTGGGGAGGTTCTTCCCATTTTCAAGAGAAAGACTACATTCTTTATGATAGCGATCGCCGTTTAAAATATCTCCATTGGGCAGGTACTCCCCTCAAAGGTGGTGCGTACTGGAAATTGTGGCAACACTATCGCTATCTCCATGAAGGTAAACCAACTTTATGGAAAAAATTACTACTACGTCGCTAA
- a CDS encoding Npun_R2821/Npun_R2822 family protein — MTINGIYTLANDIVYDQLVALLNSIEVNAGRSIPICIIPYDQRLDKVKAEISQRPNVSLFTDSESLTYWDNFAAQVWKNYPRAQKTWRVWGFPELYRVPMHRKLCALDGQFDNFIYFDADTLLMGEVDYIFEKLNNYDWVTNDFQYKSDIKYIFDGKTELLKQTFPQQDIQSQLFCAGWFGTKKQVFSRDWLATILEKLNAGEADVMALGGPDQSLFNYLVLCSQIKYYNFAYEQPEATPGSHWSSNFEVIDQILYDQGRRLTYIHYMSVGAYAFTKLSAGEDVDIAYRDVFLHYRFLKSPELKPQTLTRPTVFDQWQESTHRFFRQKVGNLKLNYRNFKDRIAEKK; from the coding sequence ATGACAATAAATGGTATTTACACCCTTGCCAATGATATTGTCTATGACCAACTAGTCGCTTTACTCAATAGCATCGAAGTCAATGCAGGTAGGTCAATTCCTATTTGTATTATCCCCTATGATCAGCGTTTAGATAAAGTTAAAGCCGAAATTTCCCAAAGACCAAATGTCAGCCTCTTTACAGATAGTGAATCTTTAACTTATTGGGATAATTTTGCGGCTCAGGTGTGGAAAAATTATCCCAGGGCGCAAAAGACTTGGCGAGTGTGGGGTTTTCCGGAATTATACCGCGTACCTATGCATCGCAAACTTTGTGCATTAGATGGTCAATTTGATAACTTTATCTACTTCGATGCTGATACCTTGTTAATGGGTGAGGTAGATTATATTTTTGAAAAATTAAATAACTATGATTGGGTAACGAATGATTTTCAATATAAATCGGATATCAAATATATTTTTGATGGCAAAACAGAACTTTTAAAACAAACTTTTCCCCAGCAAGATATTCAATCTCAACTATTTTGTGCTGGTTGGTTTGGGACAAAAAAACAAGTTTTTAGCCGAGATTGGTTAGCAACTATTTTAGAAAAGCTTAATGCAGGTGAAGCTGATGTGATGGCATTAGGAGGTCCTGACCAATCGTTATTTAATTACTTGGTGCTGTGCAGTCAAATTAAGTACTATAATTTTGCCTATGAGCAACCAGAAGCAACTCCCGGTAGTCATTGGTCTTCTAATTTTGAAGTTATCGACCAAATACTTTATGACCAAGGCAGAAGATTGACCTATATCCACTATATGAGTGTAGGTGCATACGCATTTACGAAACTTTCTGCTGGTGAAGATGTGGATATTGCCTATCGAGATGTTTTCTTGCATTACCGCTTTCTCAAATCACCGGAATTAAAACCACAAACTTTGACTCGTCCCACCGTATTTGACCAGTGGCAAGAATCAACCCATCGCTTCTTTCGGCAGAAAGTTGGTAATTTGAAACTCAATTATCGCAATTTTAAAGATAGAATTGCAGAGAAAAAATAA
- a CDS encoding glycosyltransferase family 10 domain-containing protein — MTLKNIGMISSYSGLDKRADWLWQQTPHAFGTWKNIRIQALAEKPDFLLMYQFDFPQPTPPKSFLEKLKNRNQPPEVDIKSRFKNVPKERIIYLLREPPLEEIVGINQYNYQQAQNYCGYISGPDDLAPTPDYMPAIWYHSNTFRDLDEMPAPEKNAPCSWITSGISRTANHRQRLDFLQSLQSTGMKFDLYGRGLPNWAQKTGELSNKWYGMAPYYYNLAIENYADNNWYVSEKLWDSLLAWCLPIYYGGSAADKLLPSGSFLRLPSLDEKGIAYIQEVTSTPDAWYAAKSAIAEARQIILHELNLLNWLDKYTSQFS, encoded by the coding sequence ATGACTCTAAAAAATATTGGTATGATTAGCAGCTACAGTGGACTCGATAAGCGAGCCGATTGGCTGTGGCAACAAACACCCCATGCATTCGGAACCTGGAAAAATATCCGCATACAAGCATTGGCAGAAAAACCAGATTTTCTGTTAATGTATCAATTTGATTTTCCCCAACCCACACCACCCAAATCCTTTTTAGAAAAACTCAAAAATCGCAACCAACCACCTGAAGTAGATATAAAAAGTCGGTTTAAAAATGTCCCCAAAGAACGAATTATTTATCTCTTAAGAGAACCCCCCCTAGAAGAAATTGTGGGAATTAATCAATATAATTATCAACAAGCTCAAAATTATTGTGGTTATATATCAGGTCCCGATGATTTAGCACCAACTCCCGATTATATGCCTGCTATTTGGTATCATTCAAATACATTTCGTGATTTGGACGAGATGCCAGCACCCGAAAAAAATGCTCCTTGTTCTTGGATTACATCAGGGATTAGTAGAACTGCAAATCATCGTCAACGTTTAGACTTTTTACAATCCCTACAATCTACGGGGATGAAATTTGATTTATATGGACGTGGTTTACCCAATTGGGCACAAAAAACCGGAGAATTAAGTAATAAATGGTATGGAATGGCTCCCTATTATTACAATCTGGCAATTGAAAATTATGCTGATAATAATTGGTATGTGAGTGAAAAGCTTTGGGACTCTCTCCTCGCTTGGTGTTTACCAATTTATTATGGTGGCTCTGCGGCAGATAAATTATTACCTTCCGGCAGTTTTTTGCGTTTGCCAAGTTTAGATGAAAAAGGGATTGCCTACATTCAAGAAGTTACCTCAACCCCCGATGCTTGGTATGCTGCCAAGTCCGCGATCGCCGAAGCTAGACAAATTATCTTACATGAATTAAATCTCCTCAATTGGCTAGATAAATATACTTCCCAATTTTCTTAA
- a CDS encoding glycosyltransferase, which produces MKNKSSRNNYIFFINEEIPQPKAHLVQSTNAANGAANLGYTTVLTYPEKGRETLKPINFIRPFHPQKAPEKLIKYYNLHDKLQVAPLAMPWPIDYFPSKFTNSNTIATKYYFPFHMLGKTKLVHSRDWNFIKAAIKNGIAAIYEHHHHEDKQFEPEIVNNPLLQITVTVADTIRETMIQHGMPPEKVIKLHNGFNRLFMDRHPQQAQEWRAKLLKNGREKLVVYAGALQQFKGIDILLDVALTMPQVQFVCAGGNEMEVNHYQKLAQEKQVDNMTFLGYVLHDGLPSLLQAADILAHPHCSGQAATFTSPLKLFDYFASGTPIIATEIPSLREFQNTPAIAAWCQPDNPQEFATALAQVLTTHPRKNEGYSESVEFVKQFSWETRASKILTYVDQKWHPELAA; this is translated from the coding sequence ATGAAAAATAAATCTTCCAGGAACAATTATATATTTTTCATCAATGAAGAAATACCTCAACCAAAAGCTCATTTAGTTCAGTCTACTAATGCCGCCAATGGAGCTGCTAATTTAGGCTATACCACAGTTCTCACCTATCCAGAGAAAGGACGAGAAACTCTCAAACCCATTAACTTTATCCGTCCCTTTCATCCCCAGAAAGCGCCAGAAAAGCTGATTAAATATTACAATCTCCATGATAAACTTCAGGTTGCGCCCCTAGCAATGCCCTGGCCTATTGACTATTTTCCTAGCAAATTTACCAACTCCAATACCATCGCCACAAAATACTATTTCCCCTTCCATATGCTCGGCAAAACTAAACTAGTGCATAGCCGTGACTGGAATTTTATCAAAGCTGCAATTAAAAATGGCATTGCCGCCATTTATGAACACCATCACCACGAAGATAAGCAATTTGAACCGGAAATAGTTAATAATCCCCTATTACAAATAACTGTCACCGTCGCTGATACCATCCGCGAAACCATGATTCAACATGGAATGCCCCCAGAAAAAGTGATTAAACTCCATAATGGGTTTAACCGTTTGTTCATGGATAGGCATCCCCAACAAGCCCAAGAATGGCGAGCCAAGTTATTAAAAAATGGTCGAGAAAAGCTAGTAGTTTACGCTGGGGCACTACAACAATTTAAGGGAATTGATATCTTATTAGATGTAGCTTTAACCATGCCTCAAGTACAATTTGTCTGCGCTGGAGGCAATGAAATGGAAGTGAATCATTATCAAAAATTAGCCCAAGAAAAACAAGTTGATAACATGACTTTCTTGGGTTACGTTTTACATGATGGTTTACCATCCTTACTACAAGCGGCTGATATTTTAGCCCATCCCCATTGTTCTGGGCAAGCAGCAACCTTTACATCCCCTCTAAAACTGTTTGATTACTTTGCCTCTGGTACACCCATCATTGCCACAGAAATTCCCTCCTTACGAGAATTCCAAAATACCCCGGCGATCGCCGCTTGGTGTCAACCAGATAACCCCCAAGAATTTGCCACCGCTCTCGCACAAGTTCTCACCACCCATCCCCGCAAAAATGAAGGTTATTCAGAAAGTGTAGAATTTGTCAAGCAATTTTCTTGGGAAACCCGCGCTAGTAAGATTCTGACTTACGTTGATCAAAAATGGCATCCAGAATTGGCAGCTTAA